The following are encoded together in the Nocardioides okcheonensis genome:
- a CDS encoding antitoxin, whose translation MGFLDKAKAKLTDAVDQHGDKIADGIDKAGRLANEKTGGKHADKIDKATGKARDALDSLDGKNDDIPPGTTPGTPPR comes from the coding sequence ATGGGTTTCCTGGACAAGGCCAAGGCCAAGCTGACCGACGCGGTCGACCAGCACGGCGACAAGATCGCCGACGGCATCGACAAGGCCGGCAGGCTCGCCAACGAGAAGACCGGCGGCAAGCACGCCGACAAGATCGACAAGGCGACCGGCAAGGCTCGCGACGCCCTCGACTCGCTCGACGGCAAGAACGACGACATCCCGCCCGGCACCACCCCCGGCACCCCGCCCCGCTGA
- a CDS encoding type IV toxin-antitoxin system AbiEi family antitoxin domain-containing protein, which yields MEILQPLLASQGGVVSRRQALTEGVAPHDLRRLVRRRELAPVFPGVLVDHTGEPTWLQRAWGAVLFCAARDDEQGGPGAALAGASAVRAADGPGRGEDAGPIVVAIPRERRVLAPPGITVVRTFDLGARVQWNVGPPRMRYDEAALDVALAAPEELAAIGAIARAVQSRHTTAARMGEALGRRSRAPRRTFLEAVLADVSAGACSVLEREHVARVERPHGLPAGTRQQRAGTLSGIVYRDNAYDELLVELDGRLFHDTAEQRDRDHERDLDAAVAGAGTVRLTWGQVVGRPCSTAAKLSVVLERHGLRGGRPCGPSCAWLAAA from the coding sequence ATGGAGATCCTGCAGCCCCTGCTGGCCAGCCAGGGCGGCGTCGTGTCACGCCGCCAGGCGCTGACGGAGGGCGTGGCGCCGCACGACCTCCGCCGCCTGGTCCGCCGACGTGAGCTCGCGCCCGTCTTCCCGGGCGTGCTCGTCGACCACACGGGAGAGCCGACCTGGCTCCAACGGGCGTGGGGTGCGGTCCTGTTCTGCGCGGCCCGCGACGACGAGCAGGGCGGCCCCGGGGCGGCGCTGGCCGGAGCCTCCGCCGTACGCGCGGCGGACGGTCCCGGGCGCGGCGAGGACGCCGGACCGATCGTGGTGGCGATCCCGCGCGAGCGCCGGGTGCTCGCGCCGCCGGGCATCACGGTGGTCCGCACCTTCGACCTCGGCGCGCGGGTGCAGTGGAACGTGGGCCCGCCGCGCATGCGCTACGACGAGGCGGCGCTCGACGTCGCGCTGGCGGCTCCGGAGGAGCTCGCGGCGATCGGCGCGATCGCACGGGCGGTGCAGAGCCGGCACACGACGGCCGCCCGGATGGGCGAGGCGCTCGGGCGCAGGTCGCGCGCCCCGCGGCGTACGTTCCTCGAGGCCGTCCTCGCCGACGTCTCCGCGGGCGCGTGCTCGGTGCTGGAGCGCGAGCACGTCGCGCGGGTCGAGCGGCCGCACGGCCTGCCCGCCGGCACGCGGCAGCAGCGTGCCGGGACGCTGTCGGGCATCGTCTACCGCGACAACGCCTACGACGAGCTGCTCGTCGAGCTCGACGGGCGGCTGTTCCACGACACGGCGGAGCAGCGCGACCGCGACCACGAGCGCGACCTCGACGCCGCGGTCGCCGGCGCCGGCACGGTGCGGCTCACCTGGGGTCAGGTGGTCGGTCGGCCGTGCTCGACCGCCGCCAAGCTGTCCGTCGTGCTCGAGCGTCACGGTCTCCGGGGTGGGCGACCCTGCGGTCCGTCGTGCGCGTGGCTCGCGGCTGCCTGA
- a CDS encoding TetR/AcrR family transcriptional regulator, with amino-acid sequence MSRSTGGYHHGNLQVALEDAALELLTTTPAARISLREVARRAGVSHNAPYHHFGGRSELLGALGVRGMAALLAAQEEAVAGVDGVVAQVQALGLAYVTYAATHPQAFALVFDPEYCAAGEPSEEMAPLIARNEELLGGLVERLVREPGYEGRDPVALSAALWSTVHGMAQLIMLGHLPVEAAEPALTALVR; translated from the coding sequence ATGTCAAGATCCACCGGCGGCTATCACCACGGAAACCTCCAGGTCGCCCTCGAGGACGCCGCGCTCGAGCTGCTCACGACCACCCCGGCGGCCCGGATCAGCCTGCGCGAGGTCGCGCGCCGCGCCGGCGTGAGCCACAACGCCCCCTACCACCACTTCGGGGGCCGGTCCGAGCTCCTCGGCGCCCTCGGCGTTCGGGGCATGGCCGCGCTGCTGGCCGCGCAGGAGGAGGCGGTCGCCGGCGTCGACGGCGTCGTGGCCCAGGTCCAGGCGCTCGGCCTCGCCTACGTCACCTACGCCGCCACCCACCCGCAGGCGTTCGCGCTCGTCTTCGACCCGGAGTACTGCGCGGCGGGGGAGCCCAGCGAGGAGATGGCCCCGCTCATCGCGCGCAACGAGGAGCTGCTCGGCGGCCTGGTCGAGCGGCTCGTGCGCGAGCCCGGCTACGAGGGGCGCGATCCCGTCGCGCTGTCCGCGGCGCTGTGGTCGACCGTGCACGGGATGGCCCAGCTGATCATGCTCGGGCACCTCCCGGTCGAGGCCGCCGAGCCCGCGCTCACCGCCCTCGTGCGCTGA
- the ggt gene encoding gamma-glutamyltransferase: protein MRIRTPLAAATSAGLLAALAVTAPTSAAPGSGASPDRNDQARPTAKRATAIGTGGAVTTVDPEATAAGLKVLKAGGNAVDAAVAAAATLGVTEPYSAGIGGGGYFVHYDASSGKVRSLDGRETAPRKMPQDAFIDPATGKPYPFTPDLVTSGVSVGTPGTLATWDKALANWGTLSLADALAPATKVARRGFKVDETFRQQTLDNEERFRAFKDTRRLFLPRGDAPKVGSIFRNPELADTYDLIADRGTDAFYRGPLARLMSDVVRKPRTTRNTDLPTPKGYLTPRDLRDYRVRSQKASRTTYRGHDVYGMAPSSSGGTTVGEALNILERYDLSAMTTEQALHHYLEASALAFADRGKYVGDPAFVDVPVRKLLDDTFAAERACGIDPAKAATKPVAAGDVTSYDGVCAPAAAQGSVDADTENISTTNLTVVDRWGDVVEYTLTIEQTGGSGITVPDHGFLLNNELTDFSTVYDAADPNRIQPGKRPRSSMSPTIVLKDGKPFLALGSPGGSTIITTVLQVLVNRIDLGMTIQEAVAAPRASQRNTASVTAEPDFITAYGTALTALGHTLAPAGDAFTSAAEIGAATAVEIGPRKRLTAVAEPVRRGRGSAAVVDPR from the coding sequence ATGCGCATCCGCACGCCCCTCGCCGCCGCCACCTCGGCCGGCCTGCTCGCCGCCCTCGCCGTCACCGCGCCGACGTCCGCCGCGCCCGGCTCCGGCGCGTCACCCGACCGGAACGACCAGGCGAGGCCCACCGCCAAGAGGGCGACCGCGATCGGCACGGGCGGTGCCGTCACCACCGTCGACCCCGAGGCGACGGCCGCCGGGCTGAAGGTGCTGAAGGCGGGCGGCAACGCCGTCGACGCGGCGGTCGCCGCGGCCGCCACCCTCGGCGTCACCGAGCCCTACAGCGCGGGCATCGGCGGCGGGGGCTACTTCGTCCACTACGACGCGAGCTCGGGCAAGGTCCGCTCCCTCGACGGCCGCGAGACCGCGCCGCGCAAGATGCCGCAGGACGCCTTCATCGACCCCGCGACCGGCAAGCCGTACCCGTTCACCCCCGACCTGGTCACCAGCGGCGTCAGCGTCGGCACCCCCGGCACCCTCGCCACCTGGGACAAGGCGCTGGCCAACTGGGGGACGCTGTCGCTGGCCGACGCGCTGGCCCCGGCGACGAAGGTCGCCCGGCGCGGGTTCAAGGTCGACGAGACCTTCCGCCAGCAGACGCTCGACAACGAGGAGCGGTTCCGGGCGTTCAAGGACACCCGGAGGCTGTTCCTCCCGAGGGGCGACGCCCCGAAGGTCGGGTCGATCTTCCGCAACCCCGAGCTCGCCGACACCTACGACCTCATCGCCGACCGCGGCACCGACGCCTTCTACCGCGGCCCGCTCGCCCGGCTGATGTCCGACGTGGTGCGCAAGCCCCGGACGACGAGGAACACCGACCTGCCCACGCCGAAGGGCTACCTCACGCCGCGCGACCTGCGCGACTACCGGGTGCGCTCGCAGAAGGCGAGCCGGACGACCTACCGCGGCCACGACGTCTACGGGATGGCGCCGTCGTCGTCCGGCGGGACCACCGTGGGGGAGGCGCTCAACATCCTCGAGCGCTACGACCTCTCCGCGATGACCACCGAGCAGGCCCTCCACCACTACCTCGAGGCGAGCGCGCTGGCCTTCGCCGACCGCGGGAAGTACGTCGGCGACCCCGCCTTCGTCGACGTCCCGGTCAGGAAGCTGCTCGACGACACCTTCGCCGCCGAGCGCGCCTGCGGGATCGACCCCGCCAAGGCCGCCACCAAGCCGGTCGCGGCCGGTGACGTGACGTCGTACGACGGGGTGTGCGCGCCCGCGGCCGCGCAGGGCAGCGTCGACGCCGACACCGAGAACATCTCGACCACCAACCTCACCGTCGTCGACCGCTGGGGCGACGTCGTCGAGTACACCCTCACCATCGAGCAGACCGGCGGCTCCGGGATCACGGTCCCGGACCACGGCTTCCTGCTCAACAACGAGCTGACCGACTTCTCCACCGTCTACGACGCCGCCGACCCCAACCGGATCCAGCCCGGCAAGCGGCCGCGCAGCTCGATGTCGCCGACGATCGTGCTCAAGGACGGCAAGCCGTTCCTCGCCCTCGGCTCGCCCGGCGGCTCGACGATCATCACGACCGTGCTGCAGGTGCTGGTCAACCGGATCGACCTCGGCATGACGATCCAGGAGGCCGTCGCCGCACCCCGCGCCAGCCAGCGCAACACCGCGAGCGTGACCGCCGAGCCCGACTTCATCACCGCCTACGGGACCGCGCTCACCGCGCTCGGGCACACCCTCGCGCCGGCCGGTGACGCCTTCACCAGCGCCGCCGAGATCGGCGCGGCCACGGCGGTCGAGATCGGCCCGCGCAAGCGGCTGACCGCGGTGGCCGAGCCGGTACGTCGCGGCCGCGGGTCCGCGGCGGTGGTCGACCCCCGCTGA
- the miaA gene encoding tRNA (adenosine(37)-N6)-dimethylallyltransferase MiaA, giving the protein MARPIVAVVGATASGKTGLSLDLAERLDGEVVNTDAMQVYRGMDVGTAKLPEAERRGIPHHLLDLMEVTEPASVAEFQRLAREVVADVRGRERTPVLVGGSALYTRAIVDRFEFPGTDDSLRRELEVELERVGSPALHARLAGVDPEAAAQILPDNGRRVVRALEVVALTGRPFSASLPRLEYADPRTVQVGVDIDRPTLDERIALRVEEMFASGFVEEVEALLARGLADGRTAGRAIGYREVAGSSPRPHARRGQGADRRRHPPLRAPPGLLVPQGPAGRRGRPRRPPPGRGRAGGRGRPRGRVSG; this is encoded by the coding sequence ATGGCTCGTCCCATCGTCGCCGTCGTCGGCGCCACGGCCTCGGGCAAGACCGGCCTCAGCCTCGACCTCGCCGAGCGGCTCGACGGCGAGGTCGTCAACACCGACGCGATGCAGGTCTACCGCGGGATGGACGTCGGCACCGCCAAGCTCCCGGAGGCGGAGCGGAGGGGGATCCCGCACCACCTGCTCGATCTGATGGAGGTCACCGAGCCCGCGAGCGTCGCCGAGTTCCAGCGGCTCGCGCGCGAGGTGGTCGCCGACGTCCGCGGCCGCGAGCGCACGCCGGTGCTGGTCGGCGGGTCGGCCCTCTACACCCGCGCGATCGTCGACCGCTTCGAGTTCCCCGGCACCGACGACTCGCTGCGCCGCGAGCTCGAGGTCGAGCTCGAGCGGGTCGGCAGCCCGGCGCTGCACGCGCGCCTCGCCGGCGTCGACCCCGAGGCGGCCGCGCAGATCCTGCCCGACAACGGCCGCCGCGTGGTGCGCGCGCTCGAGGTCGTCGCGCTCACCGGCCGCCCCTTCAGCGCGAGCCTGCCGCGACTGGAGTACGCCGACCCGCGCACGGTGCAGGTCGGCGTCGACATCGACCGGCCCACCCTCGACGAGCGGATCGCGCTCCGGGTGGAGGAGATGTTCGCAAGCGGGTTCGTCGAGGAGGTCGAGGCGCTGCTCGCGCGCGGCCTCGCGGACGGGCGCACCGCGGGGCGGGCCATCGGCTACCGCGAGGTCGCGGGGTCCTCGCCGCGACCGCACGCTCGCCGAGGCCAAGGAGCAGACCGTCGTCGCCACCCGCCGCTTCGCGCGCCGCCAGGACTCCTGGTTCCGCAAGGACCCGCGGGTCGTCGGGGTCGCCCACGACGACCCCCGCCGGGTCGAGGCCGCGCTGGCGGCCGTGGCCGACCTCGCGGGCGCGTCAGCGGCTGA
- a CDS encoding NUDIX hydrolase has translation MTERFALVPASYVYLLRDGAGGTEVLLQRRGPVPYMPGHWAAAAAGHVEPGETAYDAARREALEELGITDLDLDFAFTMQRSQFGAAIEERVDFFFTARSWSGEPRIVEPDKASELTWAPLDALPDPVVPHEAHALSHLFSGERYLTFGWPTSP, from the coding sequence GTGACCGAACGCTTCGCCCTCGTCCCGGCGTCCTACGTCTACCTGCTGCGCGACGGCGCCGGCGGGACCGAGGTGCTGCTCCAGCGGCGCGGCCCGGTGCCCTACATGCCGGGGCACTGGGCGGCCGCCGCGGCCGGCCACGTCGAGCCGGGCGAGACTGCGTACGACGCCGCCCGCCGCGAGGCGCTCGAGGAGCTCGGGATCACCGACCTCGACCTGGACTTCGCCTTCACCATGCAGCGCAGCCAGTTCGGCGCGGCCATCGAGGAGCGGGTCGACTTCTTCTTCACCGCACGCTCGTGGTCGGGCGAGCCGCGGATCGTCGAGCCTGACAAGGCCTCGGAGCTCACCTGGGCGCCGCTCGACGCGCTCCCCGACCCGGTGGTCCCCCACGAGGCCCACGCCCTGTCCCACCTCTTCTCCGGCGAGCGCTACCTGACCTTCGGCTGGCCCACGTCGCCCTAG
- a CDS encoding dihydrofolate reductase family protein, with amino-acid sequence MATIYYTGCSLDGFIATDDHSLDWLTSRDIDQDGPMAYPAFSERVGACAMGANTWQWILDHDDDPWGPKPTWVVTHRDFAPSQQVRFTAADVREVHAEMTEAADGKDLWVVGGGELVGQFHDAGLLDEVWIQYAPCTLGGGAPVLPRAMELRLEEVARNRDFACVRHTVVR; translated from the coding sequence ATGGCGACGATCTACTACACCGGCTGCTCCCTCGACGGCTTCATCGCGACCGACGACCACTCCCTCGACTGGCTGACCTCGCGCGACATCGACCAGGACGGGCCGATGGCCTACCCCGCCTTCAGCGAGCGCGTCGGCGCGTGCGCGATGGGGGCCAACACGTGGCAGTGGATCCTCGACCACGACGACGACCCGTGGGGCCCCAAGCCGACGTGGGTGGTGACCCACCGCGACTTCGCGCCGTCGCAGCAGGTGCGGTTCACCGCCGCCGACGTCCGCGAGGTGCACGCCGAGATGACGGAGGCGGCCGACGGCAAGGACCTCTGGGTCGTCGGCGGTGGCGAGCTGGTCGGGCAGTTCCACGACGCGGGGCTGCTCGACGAGGTCTGGATCCAGTACGCACCCTGCACCCTCGGCGGCGGCGCGCCCGTCCTGCCGCGGGCGATGGAGCTCAGGCTCGAGGAGGTGGCGCGCAACCGTGACTTCGCGTGCGTGCGGCACACCGTGGTGCGCTGA
- a CDS encoding NAD(P)H-dependent oxidoreductase, giving the protein MSHVLVLDGHPDPRSLTAALAAAYAEGAGGTLLPLRDLDFDFTLRTGYRTPQDLEPDLVRAQEHLAGTDHVAVFTPLWWGSVPALLKGFFDRTLERGWAFRYRDNGMPEGLLAGRTGRLAVTSDSPGWYLPLVGDSTVKQVRGRTMEFCGIKPTRVTRYADVRGRTPEQLARWVEEAVALGARDAARAPSGTRTPAPVLSR; this is encoded by the coding sequence ATGTCCCACGTCCTCGTCCTCGACGGCCACCCCGACCCGCGCTCCCTCACCGCCGCGCTCGCCGCGGCCTACGCCGAGGGGGCCGGCGGCACCCTGCTGCCGCTGCGCGACCTCGACTTCGATTTCACCCTCCGCACCGGCTACCGCACCCCGCAGGACCTCGAGCCCGACCTGGTCCGCGCGCAGGAGCACCTCGCCGGGACCGACCACGTCGCCGTCTTCACGCCGCTGTGGTGGGGCTCGGTGCCGGCGCTGCTCAAGGGCTTCTTCGACCGCACGCTCGAGCGCGGGTGGGCCTTCCGCTACCGCGACAACGGGATGCCGGAGGGCCTGCTCGCCGGGCGCACCGGACGGCTGGCCGTCACCTCGGACTCCCCGGGGTGGTACCTCCCGCTCGTCGGCGACAGCACCGTCAAGCAGGTGCGCGGACGCACGATGGAGTTCTGCGGGATCAAGCCGACCCGGGTGACCCGGTACGCCGACGTCCGGGGACGTACGCCCGAGCAGCTCGCCCGGTGGGTCGAGGAGGCGGTCGCCCTCGGCGCGCGCGACGCGGCCCGCGCGCCCAGCGGGACCCGGACGCCCGCGCCGGTGCTCAGCCGCTGA